The Halanaerobium praevalens DSM 2228 genome contains a region encoding:
- a CDS encoding amino acid ABC transporter substrate-binding protein yields the protein MMKNNLFKSFLVLVLVLFLCSSTVMAADSLVEIKEKGKMVVGLDDSFPPMGFRNDDGEIVGFDIDLAKEAAKRLGVEAEFKAVDWDGVILSLKNGMIDVIWNGLTITPAREKSIDFSQPYLENSQSIVVQKNSEIKNKSHLAAKVIGIQLGSSAVSAVESEPEVMASFKELRKFSNNTEALMDLRTGRVEAVVLDKIVGRYYMSKRPGQFRVLKDNFGAEKYGVGVRAGADSFRKALNKVLTEMIEDGTAAQISEKWFGEDILLK from the coding sequence ATAATGAAAAATAATTTATTTAAAAGTTTTTTAGTTTTGGTTTTAGTTTTATTTCTATGTAGTAGTACTGTGATGGCGGCAGATTCTTTAGTGGAAATTAAAGAAAAAGGTAAAATGGTAGTTGGACTTGATGATAGTTTTCCACCGATGGGATTTAGAAATGATGATGGTGAAATTGTTGGTTTTGATATAGACTTGGCAAAAGAAGCTGCTAAAAGATTAGGGGTTGAGGCTGAATTTAAGGCTGTTGACTGGGATGGAGTTATTCTAAGTTTAAAAAATGGGATGATTGATGTTATTTGGAATGGTTTAACAATTACTCCTGCAAGAGAAAAAAGTATTGATTTTAGTCAGCCTTATTTAGAGAATTCTCAGAGTATAGTTGTGCAAAAAAATAGTGAAATTAAAAATAAAAGTCATTTAGCAGCTAAAGTTATAGGAATTCAGCTTGGAAGTAGTGCTGTTAGCGCAGTTGAATCTGAGCCAGAAGTAATGGCTTCTTTTAAAGAACTACGTAAATTTTCTAATAATACAGAGGCTTTAATGGATTTAAGAACTGGTAGAGTAGAAGCAGTAGTCTTAGATAAAATTGTAGGTCGTTATTATATGAGCAAGCGTCCAGGACAATTTAGAGTTTTAAAAGATAATTTTGGGGCTGAAAAATATGGAGTTGGAGTTCGAGCTGGAGCAGATTCTTTTAGAAAAGCACTGAACAAAGTTTTAACTGAAATGATTGAAGATGGAACAGCAGCCCAAATTTCAGAAAAATGGTTTGGAGAAGATATACTGCTTAAATAG
- a CDS encoding bifunctional 5,10-methylenetetrahydrofolate dehydrogenase/5,10-methenyltetrahydrofolate cyclohydrolase, whose translation MKKLDGKKVAQKIKNNLKLELNEIKNQTNKTPHLIVFQYGKDKASKKYAQRIKKNCKEFGIGFDYKQIIAEPNKFKLSLEKANENDNISSIMVQQPLPKNLEHYLELINPQKDIEGITSNSLGKLLLGLDTLIPATAEACLEILNYYQIKLSGKRAVVLGRSNIVGKPVSILLQQENATVTMCHSKTNNLEWELKNADIVIVAIGQAEIIKAEMLSENSIIIDVGTNFINGKLLGDVDFKSAANKVKMITPVPGGVGTVTNQVLMRNIVKSFKKLNNIK comes from the coding sequence ATGAAAAAACTTGATGGTAAAAAAGTAGCACAAAAAATAAAAAATAATTTGAAGTTAGAATTAAATGAAATAAAAAATCAAACTAATAAAACTCCTCATTTAATTGTTTTTCAATATGGAAAAGATAAAGCAAGTAAAAAGTATGCTCAAAGGATTAAAAAAAATTGTAAAGAATTTGGAATAGGTTTTGATTATAAACAAATTATAGCTGAACCAAATAAGTTTAAATTAAGTCTAGAAAAGGCAAATGAAAATGATAATATTTCTTCAATTATGGTCCAGCAGCCTCTCCCTAAAAATTTAGAACATTATCTAGAATTAATTAATCCTCAAAAAGATATTGAAGGCATAACTTCTAATTCTTTAGGTAAACTACTTTTAGGTTTAGATACTTTAATTCCAGCTACAGCAGAAGCATGTCTAGAAATTCTTAATTATTATCAAATAAAACTTAGTGGAAAAAGGGCAGTTGTTCTTGGTAGAAGTAATATTGTAGGTAAACCTGTATCTATTCTATTACAACAGGAAAATGCTACTGTAACTATGTGTCATTCTAAAACTAATAATTTAGAGTGGGAATTAAAAAATGCAGATATTGTTATAGTAGCTATAGGTCAAGCTGAAATAATTAAAGCTGAAATGTTAAGTGAAAATTCAATAATTATAGATGTCGGAACAAATTTTATTAACGGAAAATTATTAGGAGATGTTGATTTCAAGTCTGCAGCAAATAAAGTTAAAATGATTACTCCTGTTCCAGGCGGGGTAGGAACTGTTACTAATCAAGTTTTAATGCGGAATATAGTAAAATCATTTAAAAAATTAAATAATATTAAATAA
- a CDS encoding metallophosphoesterase yields MTSVIKKVFKNVSNGIIDFKNRYKLPEKYHNSKQLKIMHISDTPEVIYSHIYKMISYSRPDIIIHTGDVVDNLKLENTGTEFLANYRKKSAEFMANLEKLTNARIIYIPGNHDNFNILQANKNRSEILNEGSIIELQGSKIGLAHYPKNLPENTDFNFYGHNKLEKFESKNKNFNGISNINYLVLPAQISYKVEYPWVVDQGRRYKRFNMI; encoded by the coding sequence ATGACTTCAGTTATTAAGAAAGTATTTAAAAATGTTAGTAATGGGATTATTGATTTTAAAAATAGATATAAACTACCTGAGAAATATCATAATTCAAAGCAATTAAAAATAATGCATATTAGTGATACTCCAGAAGTTATTTATTCTCATATTTATAAGATGATTAGCTATAGTCGACCTGATATCATTATTCATACTGGTGATGTAGTAGATAATTTGAAATTAGAGAATACTGGGACTGAATTTTTAGCTAATTATAGAAAAAAATCGGCTGAATTTATGGCTAATTTAGAGAAGTTGACAAATGCTAGAATAATTTATATTCCTGGTAATCATGATAATTTCAATATTTTGCAGGCTAATAAAAATAGAAGTGAGATATTAAATGAGGGTAGTATTATAGAACTGCAAGGTTCTAAAATAGGATTAGCTCATTATCCCAAAAATTTACCTGAAAATACTGATTTTAATTTTTATGGTCATAATAAATTAGAGAAATTTGAATCTAAAAATAAGAATTTTAATGGAATCTCAAATATTAATTATTTAGTTTTACCAGCTCAAATCAGTTATAAGGTTGAATATCCTTGGGTTGTTGATCAAGGCAGAAGGTATAAAAGGTTTAATATGATTTAA
- a CDS encoding amino acid ABC transporter ATP-binding protein, translating into MEMIKTKNICKKFGDLKVLADVSFTVKQGEVISIIGPSGSGKSTLLRSLIGLEAINAGELYIEGISVKESKTEVYQKMGMVFQGFNLFPHKTVIDNLIEAPIIVKREKKEIAKIKAKKLLKKVGLYDKKDIYPAFLSGGQKQRVAIARALAMEPDIMLFDEPTSSLDPELVGEVLTVIRDLAAENITMLIVTHEMGFARDVSDRVFFMDQGAIISNSIPEKIFVKPESKRIRSFLTKILSQNNSSY; encoded by the coding sequence TTGGAAATGATTAAAACAAAAAATATTTGTAAAAAATTTGGTGATTTAAAAGTTTTAGCTGATGTTTCATTTACAGTAAAACAAGGTGAAGTGATTTCGATTATTGGTCCTTCTGGTTCTGGTAAAAGTACACTTTTACGTTCTTTAATTGGTTTAGAGGCGATTAATGCTGGTGAATTATATATAGAGGGAATATCTGTCAAAGAATCAAAAACAGAAGTTTATCAGAAAATGGGTATGGTTTTTCAAGGTTTTAACTTATTCCCTCATAAAACAGTAATTGATAATTTGATTGAAGCTCCAATTATAGTTAAAAGAGAGAAAAAAGAAATTGCAAAAATAAAAGCTAAAAAACTATTAAAAAAAGTAGGCCTTTATGATAAAAAAGATATTTATCCAGCATTTTTATCTGGAGGTCAAAAACAGAGAGTTGCAATTGCTAGAGCCTTAGCAATGGAGCCAGATATTATGTTATTTGATGAACCAACATCTTCTTTGGATCCAGAATTAGTTGGAGAAGTTTTAACAGTAATTAGAGACTTAGCTGCAGAAAATATTACAATGTTAATTGTAACTCACGAAATGGGATTTGCTAGAGATGTTTCAGATCGGGTATTTTTTATGGATCAAGGTGCAATTATAAGTAATAGTATTCCCGAAAAAATATTTGTTAAACCTGAATCAAAGCGAATTCGCAGTTTTTTAACAAAAATACTAAGTCAAAACAACAGCTCCTATTAA
- a CDS encoding phosphatase, with protein MFILRINTDLHTHTVASGHAYSTVDEMAKGAFRKGIKLIAITDHGPQMPGGPHLYHFGNLVVVPDKLYGVKIIKGVEANILDAGDLDLDQEILALLDFVAAGIHRLTGHSLKNKKEYTEAVIQAMENPYLDLITHPVQQEYPLFLEEVVKAAAQNNVILELNASSYSPKKNYTRGIKSESLKLLQLAKKYRVNLAINSDAHFHNEIGEYSSLNFIFESEFFEKELIINRSPSHVIDYLEKRNKRINKLKKSV; from the coding sequence GTGTTTATTTTGAGAATAAATACTGATTTACATACACATACAGTTGCAAGTGGCCATGCTTATTCTACAGTAGATGAAATGGCAAAAGGTGCTTTTAGAAAAGGGATTAAATTAATAGCAATTACCGATCATGGACCCCAAATGCCAGGTGGTCCTCATCTTTATCACTTTGGTAATCTTGTAGTAGTTCCCGATAAATTATATGGAGTTAAGATTATTAAAGGTGTAGAGGCTAATATTTTAGATGCAGGCGATTTAGATTTAGACCAAGAAATTTTAGCACTTTTAGATTTTGTGGCTGCTGGAATTCATCGTTTAACTGGTCACAGTTTAAAAAATAAAAAAGAATATACTGAAGCCGTAATTCAAGCAATGGAAAATCCTTATCTTGATTTAATTACTCACCCTGTACAGCAAGAATATCCACTGTTTTTGGAAGAGGTAGTAAAAGCAGCAGCTCAAAATAATGTTATTTTAGAATTAAATGCTAGTTCTTATAGTCCCAAAAAGAATTATACGCGTGGAATTAAAAGTGAATCTTTAAAACTGCTTCAGTTAGCAAAAAAATATCGAGTAAATTTAGCAATTAATAGTGATGCTCATTTTCATAATGAAATTGGTGAATATTCTAGTCTTAATTTTATTTTTGAAAGCGAATTTTTTGAAAAAGAATTAATAATTAATCGAAGTCCTAGTCATGTTATAGATTATTTAGAAAAAAGAAATAAAAGAATCAATAAATTAAAAAAAAGTGTATAA
- a CDS encoding TIGR01212 family radical SAM protein (This family includes YhcC from E. coli K-12, an uncharacterized radical SAM protein.) — protein MQEPYYKYSQFLKDKYGKKTYKLPVNLKTTCPNRDGNLAQSGCFFCGEEGADFEMLSDNISVEEQLLENKEYIGERYGVDQFIAYFQNYTNTYLPLAAIKAYTASAAQIEGVKAIYFSTRPDSISEKYMVELQNMLKNNYQELQLAFEFGLQTVNYKTLKQVNRQHGLAEFIDAVLTAKKLEIEVGTHLILNLPNDTKEDVIEGARILSALKVDHVKLHALYIRENSVFAEKYKKGELKICSLAEYIERVILFLEYLDPKIAVQRLIGRAPGEESIFENWDKPWWEIHDKIIKEMNKRETYQGRLFNYLDGKALNKFD, from the coding sequence ATGCAAGAACCTTATTATAAATATTCTCAGTTTTTAAAAGACAAATATGGAAAAAAGACATATAAGTTACCAGTTAATTTAAAAACAACTTGTCCCAATCGAGATGGTAATTTAGCACAATCTGGCTGTTTTTTCTGTGGAGAAGAAGGAGCAGATTTTGAAATGTTATCTGATAATATTTCGGTTGAAGAGCAGCTTTTAGAAAATAAAGAGTATATTGGAGAACGCTATGGGGTAGATCAATTTATTGCTTATTTTCAAAATTATACTAATACCTATCTTCCTTTAGCAGCTATAAAAGCTTATACTGCAAGTGCTGCTCAAATAGAAGGGGTTAAGGCTATCTATTTTTCGACCAGGCCTGATTCAATTAGTGAAAAATATATGGTTGAGTTACAAAATATGTTAAAAAATAATTATCAAGAGCTTCAGCTTGCTTTTGAATTTGGGCTTCAAACTGTAAATTATAAAACTTTAAAACAAGTTAATCGCCAACATGGATTAGCAGAATTTATTGATGCAGTTTTAACTGCTAAAAAATTAGAAATAGAAGTTGGAACTCATTTAATTTTAAACTTACCAAATGATACTAAAGAAGATGTTATTGAAGGAGCCAGGATTTTATCTGCTTTAAAAGTAGATCATGTCAAATTACATGCTCTTTATATTAGGGAAAATTCTGTTTTTGCTGAAAAATACAAAAAAGGTGAATTAAAGATTTGTTCTTTAGCAGAATATATTGAAAGAGTTATTTTGTTTTTAGAATACTTAGATCCTAAAATAGCTGTCCAACGTTTAATTGGTAGAGCCCCAGGTGAAGAAAGTATTTTTGAAAATTGGGATAAACCTTGGTGGGAAATACATGACAAAATTATTAAAGAGATGAATAAAAGAGAAACTTATCAAGGTAGACTATTTAATTATTTAGATGGTAAAGCTTTAAATAAATTTGATTAA
- a CDS encoding amino acid ABC transporter permease: MDYIINVSGYILEGSLITFQLYLITALFSVILGIAGALGKLSKIPFLESVLSFYTWVFRGTPLLLQLFFAYYGLPVLGITLDPFPAAALTFIFNYGAYFTEIFRGGIESIGQGQYEAAKVLGMNYRQTMSRIIIPQTIKRVLPATSNEAINLVKDSALVAVIGLGDLLRAAKVSVTRDFSIIPFIIAAVFYLLISSVIVTVFRKLEAKYSVY; this comes from the coding sequence TTGGATTATATAATTAATGTATCAGGTTATATACTAGAAGGTAGTTTAATTACTTTTCAGCTTTACTTAATTACAGCTTTATTTTCTGTTATTTTGGGTATTGCAGGAGCCCTAGGTAAACTTTCCAAAATTCCTTTTTTAGAATCAGTTTTATCTTTTTATACTTGGGTTTTTAGAGGTACTCCACTTTTGTTACAACTTTTCTTTGCTTATTATGGTTTACCAGTTTTAGGAATTACTTTAGATCCATTTCCAGCTGCAGCCTTAACTTTTATATTCAACTATGGAGCCTATTTTACAGAAATATTTAGAGGTGGTATAGAGTCTATTGGTCAAGGTCAATATGAAGCAGCAAAAGTTTTGGGAATGAATTATAGACAAACAATGAGTCGAATTATAATTCCTCAAACAATTAAAAGAGTACTTCCTGCAACTAGTAATGAAGCAATTAATTTGGTTAAAGATAGTGCTTTAGTAGCTGTAATCGGATTAGGAGATTTGTTAAGAGCAGCTAAGGTTTCTGTTACTAGAGATTTCTCAATAATTCCGTTTATAATAGCTGCTGTATTTTATTTATTAATTAGTTCAGTTATTGTAACTGTTTTTCGTAAATTAGAAGCAAAATATTCTGTTTATTAA
- a CDS encoding sigma 54-interacting transcriptional regulator produces the protein MKVKQAMTKDPITLGQKTSIKKAAEIFYNNKIDGAPVISAAGEVIGIFTKSHIMKATIEGLKNTEKVSSIMTKDIITIRPQQKLEEVWQIPVGRLPVVNQKNKLIGILTRTDLLTNFFQKYKKVAEQYNTILNFTHNGIISVDLDAKVVSCNQAAEEMLGEKSEDIVGKKLKKVIPNNDIQKVLDSETKSLSQKVRYKDKTFLANRSPLYKEGELDGAISVFQDISELEEVSKELTYVKNLNKELDAIIESVSDGIYITDGNADTIRINSSYEKITGIKSEEVLGKNMEELVEKGVFSESVTFKVFEERAPVSVMHEIKTGQTVLSTGHPVFNEEGEIVRVVTTARDVKELNHVKEELNKAKKLSEKYYSELEKLRKQQAKMEDIVVKSGEMKNVMDLAIQMGRVDSTVLITGESGVGKEVVAKAIHQSSERTSGSLIKVNCGAIPDNLLEAELFGYAEGSFTGAKKGGKPGMFELADGGSLFLDEIAELPLNLQVKLLRVLQEEEIIRVGGTKPIKIDVRIIAATNRDLAKMLKEGEFREDLFYRLNVVPIEIPPLRERKEDISQLIFKFLDDFNKKYNKNKKIDLDTINFLESYDWPGNVRELKNLIERFVVISEKDIIDLNFLPKSLYNRRGNKNNYFTNELMPLKKAVSLVEKSMLEKAFKELKTTYQVAEVLDISQPTVVRKKKKYDIQVSDS, from the coding sequence TTGAAAGTAAAACAAGCAATGACTAAAGATCCTATAACCCTTGGCCAGAAAACAAGCATAAAAAAAGCGGCAGAAATTTTTTATAATAATAAAATAGATGGTGCACCAGTAATTTCTGCAGCAGGAGAAGTAATTGGAATTTTCACTAAAAGTCATATTATGAAAGCCACAATTGAAGGTTTAAAAAATACTGAAAAAGTTAGTAGTATAATGACTAAAGATATTATAACAATTAGACCTCAGCAAAAATTGGAAGAGGTTTGGCAAATTCCAGTTGGTAGGCTTCCAGTTGTAAATCAAAAAAATAAATTAATTGGAATTTTAACCAGAACTGATCTTTTAACTAATTTTTTTCAAAAATATAAAAAAGTAGCTGAACAGTATAATACAATTTTAAATTTTACACATAATGGAATTATAAGTGTTGATTTAGATGCTAAAGTAGTAAGCTGTAATCAAGCAGCAGAAGAAATGTTAGGAGAAAAATCAGAAGATATAGTTGGTAAAAAATTAAAAAAAGTAATTCCAAATAATGATATTCAGAAAGTTTTAGATTCAGAAACTAAAAGTTTAAGTCAAAAAGTAAGATATAAAGATAAGACATTTTTAGCTAACCGTAGTCCTTTATATAAAGAAGGAGAATTAGATGGAGCAATTTCTGTTTTTCAAGATATTTCTGAATTAGAAGAAGTTTCAAAAGAACTAACTTATGTTAAAAATTTAAATAAAGAATTAGATGCAATTATTGAATCTGTTTCTGATGGAATTTATATTACAGATGGAAATGCTGATACAATTAGAATTAATAGTAGTTATGAAAAAATAACTGGTATTAAAAGTGAAGAAGTACTTGGTAAAAATATGGAAGAACTTGTTGAAAAAGGTGTTTTTTCTGAGTCTGTAACTTTTAAAGTTTTTGAAGAAAGAGCTCCAGTGAGTGTTATGCATGAAATCAAAACTGGTCAAACAGTTTTAAGTACAGGCCATCCTGTTTTTAATGAAGAAGGAGAAATTGTAAGAGTAGTAACTACTGCTCGTGATGTAAAAGAATTAAATCATGTAAAAGAAGAATTAAATAAAGCCAAAAAGTTAAGTGAAAAGTATTATTCAGAATTAGAAAAATTAAGAAAACAACAGGCTAAAATGGAAGATATTGTAGTAAAAAGTGGTGAAATGAAAAATGTAATGGATCTTGCTATTCAGATGGGCAGAGTTGATTCTACAGTACTTATAACTGGTGAATCTGGAGTTGGAAAAGAAGTAGTAGCTAAAGCTATCCATCAGTCAAGTGAAAGAACTTCTGGTTCTTTAATTAAAGTTAATTGTGGAGCTATTCCTGATAACTTGTTAGAAGCAGAATTATTTGGTTATGCTGAAGGATCTTTTACTGGGGCTAAAAAAGGTGGTAAGCCCGGCATGTTTGAATTGGCAGATGGAGGTAGTTTATTTTTAGATGAAATTGCTGAATTACCATTAAACCTGCAGGTTAAATTATTGCGTGTTTTACAAGAAGAAGAAATAATAAGAGTTGGAGGCACAAAGCCAATTAAAATTGATGTTAGAATAATAGCAGCTACTAATAGAGACTTAGCTAAAATGTTAAAAGAAGGTGAATTTAGAGAAGATTTATTTTATCGATTAAATGTAGTTCCAATTGAGATTCCACCATTAAGAGAAAGAAAAGAAGATATTAGCCAATTAATTTTTAAATTTCTAGATGATTTTAATAAAAAATATAATAAAAACAAAAAAATAGATTTAGATACTATTAACTTTTTAGAAAGTTATGATTGGCCAGGTAATGTTAGAGAATTAAAAAATCTAATTGAAAGATTTGTAGTTATTTCAGAAAAAGATATTATTGATTTAAATTTTTTACCTAAAAGTTTATATAATAGAAGAGGAAATAAAAATAACTACTTTACAAATGAATTAATGCCTTTAAAAAAAGCTGTATCTCTAGTTGAAAAATCAATGTTAGAAAAAGCTTTTAAAGAATTAAAAACTACTTATCAAGTAGCAGAAGTTTTAGATATTAGTCAGCCTACAGTTGTTAGAAAGAAGAAAAAATATGATATTCAAGTTAGCGATTCATAA
- the pyk gene encoding pyruvate kinase produces MRKTKIVCTLGPATNDKEIIKKVVEAGMNVARMNFSHGNHQEHKQRIDLVKEVEKETGQALGIMLDTKGPEIRTGEMKGDKIELETDSKLIISQTDVEGTKEKISVSYKGLAQDMEIGNKILIDDGLIELEVVEIKADNLITKVINGGELGSRKGVNLPGVKVNLPALTEKDISDIRFGVEQGIHFIAASFVRKADDVIEIRKILEESGNEDIFIIAKIENQEGVENLASILEVADGIMVARGDLGVEIPAEKVPIVQKKMIRMCNEASKPVITATQMLDSMIRNPRPTRAEASDVANAIFDGTDATMLSGESAAGKYPVESVETMAQIANEVENSEGYKEKFAGNYEFKAESVTAAISLATCQTAEELGAEAIITSTGSGLTARTVSKFRPQTPIIAVTPNQRVLHQLTMTWGVSTLLAARSNTTDEMMENAISTALDYNLVEEGDLVTITAGTPVGISGTTNLIKVDVVGKPIAEGQGIGKGIVIGKAKFVKDAAEAEEIIEKGDIIITSMTDRDFIPAMKKAAAVVTFGGGLTSHPAIVGLNIGIPVVVNTGDISDNFENGEIITVDGVRGLVYRGHANLK; encoded by the coding sequence ATGAGAAAAACTAAAATTGTATGTACTTTAGGACCTGCAACAAATGATAAAGAAATAATTAAGAAAGTAGTAGAAGCGGGAATGAATGTTGCTCGAATGAATTTCTCTCATGGTAATCATCAAGAACACAAGCAGAGAATTGATTTAGTTAAAGAAGTTGAAAAAGAAACAGGTCAGGCACTTGGTATTATGCTTGATACTAAAGGGCCGGAGATTAGAACTGGAGAAATGAAAGGTGATAAGATTGAATTAGAGACAGATTCAAAACTTATTATTTCTCAAACAGATGTTGAAGGTACAAAAGAAAAAATATCTGTTTCTTATAAAGGCTTAGCTCAAGATATGGAAATTGGAAATAAAATTTTAATAGATGATGGTTTAATTGAACTAGAAGTTGTAGAAATTAAGGCAGATAATTTAATTACAAAAGTAATTAATGGTGGTGAACTAGGATCTCGTAAGGGAGTAAATTTACCAGGAGTTAAAGTTAACTTACCTGCTTTAACTGAAAAAGATATTTCAGATATTAGATTTGGTGTTGAACAGGGGATTCATTTTATTGCTGCTTCTTTTGTTCGTAAAGCTGATGATGTTATTGAAATTCGTAAAATATTAGAAGAAAGTGGTAATGAAGATATCTTTATTATTGCTAAAATAGAAAATCAAGAAGGAGTAGAAAATCTTGCTAGTATTTTAGAAGTAGCAGATGGAATTATGGTTGCTCGCGGAGACTTGGGAGTAGAAATTCCAGCTGAAAAAGTACCTATTGTTCAGAAAAAAATGATTAGAATGTGTAACGAAGCATCTAAACCAGTTATTACTGCTACTCAAATGTTAGATTCAATGATTAGAAATCCTCGTCCAACAAGAGCTGAAGCTTCTGATGTAGCTAATGCAATTTTTGATGGAACTGATGCTACTATGTTATCTGGAGAATCAGCAGCTGGAAAATATCCAGTAGAATCTGTAGAAACTATGGCTCAAATTGCAAATGAAGTAGAAAATTCTGAAGGTTATAAAGAAAAATTTGCAGGTAATTATGAATTTAAAGCAGAATCAGTTACAGCTGCAATTTCACTTGCAACTTGTCAAACTGCAGAAGAACTTGGAGCAGAAGCAATAATAACTTCTACTGGCTCTGGTTTGACTGCCCGCACAGTGTCTAAATTTAGACCCCAAACTCCAATAATTGCTGTAACACCTAATCAAAGAGTTTTACATCAATTAACAATGACCTGGGGAGTATCTACTTTACTTGCAGCTAGAAGTAATACAACTGATGAAATGATGGAAAATGCTATTTCAACAGCTTTAGACTATAATCTTGTTGAAGAAGGAGATTTAGTTACAATTACAGCTGGAACCCCAGTTGGTATTTCTGGTACTACTAATTTAATTAAAGTAGATGTGGTTGGAAAACCAATTGCTGAAGGTCAGGGAATTGGTAAAGGTATTGTAATTGGAAAAGCTAAATTTGTCAAAGATGCAGCAGAAGCTGAAGAAATTATTGAAAAAGGAGATATTATAATTACTTCTATGACTGATCGAGACTTTATTCCTGCAATGAAAAAGGCAGCTGCAGTTGTTACTTTTGGTGGGGGCTTAACTTCCCATCCTGCAATAGTTGGACTTAACATTGGAATTCCAGTGGTAGTTAATACCGGTGATATCAGTGATAATTTTGAAAATGGAGAGATTATTACTGTTGATGGAGTTAGAGGTTTAGTTTATAGAGGTCATGCAAACTTAAAATAA
- a CDS encoding TIGR01440 family protein, with product MQTKKILSDIEKAIRELIKIAKPEEKSIFILGGSTSEIQGEKIGSATDVDLGDQIIKRIKIILAESDLYLAVQGCEHINRSLVIEKELQKEYNFKQVNVVPHRAAGGAFATAAFKEFKDPVTVENMEADLGIDIGDALIGMHLKNIAVPVRLSIKEIGAAHLTAATTRLKLVGGARAKYLKSENSK from the coding sequence ATGCAGACTAAAAAAATATTATCTGATATTGAAAAAGCTATCAGAGAGCTAATAAAAATTGCTAAACCTGAAGAAAAATCAATTTTTATTTTAGGTGGAAGTACAAGTGAGATTCAAGGAGAAAAAATTGGTTCAGCTACAGATGTTGATTTAGGTGATCAAATTATTAAGAGAATAAAAATAATTTTAGCTGAATCTGATTTGTATCTTGCTGTTCAAGGTTGTGAACATATTAATCGCTCCTTGGTGATAGAAAAAGAATTACAAAAAGAATATAATTTTAAGCAGGTAAATGTAGTTCCACACCGAGCAGCTGGTGGGGCTTTTGCTACAGCTGCGTTTAAAGAATTTAAAGATCCTGTAACTGTGGAAAATATGGAAGCAGATTTGGGAATAGATATTGGTGATGCTTTAATTGGAATGCATCTTAAAAATATAGCTGTTCCTGTTCGATTATCAATAAAAGAAATTGGGGCGGCTCATTTAACTGCAGCTACTACAAGATTAAAATTAGTAGGTGGAGCAAGGGCTAAGTATTTAAAGTCAGAAAATAGCAAATAA